A single region of the Brachypodium distachyon strain Bd21 chromosome 3, Brachypodium_distachyon_v3.0, whole genome shotgun sequence genome encodes:
- the LOC100836877 gene encoding probable tocopherol O-methyltransferase, chloroplastic, translating to MAQSAVLQLHPVPSTTSTPRSRRHRASAPFCRTRRHDSARPMASSTVARASAAAPPGLKEGIAGLYDESSGVWESIWGEHMHHGFYDSGAAASMSDHQRAQIRMIEEALAFAAVPDDAANKPKTIVDVGCGIGGSSRYLANKYGAQCCGITLSPVQAERGNALAAAQGLSDKASFQVADALEQPFPDGQFDLVWSMESGEHMPNKQKFVSELARVAAPGATIIIVTWCHRNLEPSEESLKPDELNLLKRICDAYYLPDWCSPSDYVKIAKSLSLEDIKTADWSENVAPFWPAVIQSALTWKGLTSLLRSGWKTIKGALVMPLMIQGYKKGLIKFTIITCRKPQTA from the exons ATGGCCCAATCGGCCGTCCTGCAGCTGCATCCAGTCCCCTCAACAACCTCGACCCCCCGCAGCCGACGCCACCGCGCCTCGGCCCCGTTCTGCCGCACCCGTCGGCACGACAGCGCCCGCCCGATGGCATCGTCGACCGTGGCCAGGgccagcgcggcggcgccgccggggctCAAGGAGGGCATCGCGGGCCTGTACGACGAGTCCTCCGGGGTGTGGGAGAGCATCTGGGGCGAGCACATGCACCACGGCTTCTacgactccggcgccgccgcctccatgtcCGACCACCAACGCGCCCAGATCCGCATGATCGAGGAGGccctcgccttcgccgccgtccCGG ACGATGCGGCAAACAAACCCAAAACCATAGTCGATGTTGGTTGCGGAATCGGCGGTAGCTCGAGATACCTGGCGAACAAGTACGGAGCACAGTGCTGCGGCATCACGTTGAGCCCTGTTCAAGCTGAGAGAGGAAAtgccctggcggcggcgcaggggtTATCGGACAAG GCTTCTTTCCAAGTTGCTGATGCTCTGGAGCAACCATTTCCCGATGGGCAGTTTGATCTTGTCTGGTCTATGGAGAGTGGTGAGCACATGCCCAACAAACAAAAG TTCGTAAGCGAGCTGGCGCGCGTGGCAGCTCCAGGAGCGACGATCATCATTGTAACCTGGTGCCACAGGAACCTCGAGCCGTCCGAAGAGTCCCTGAAACCTGACGAGCTGAACCTTTTGAAAAGGATATGCGATGCATATTACCTCCCTGACTGGTGCTCGCCTTCTGATTATGTCAAGATCGCTAAGTCATTGTCCCTGGAG GATATCAAGACGGCTGACTGGTCGGAGAATGTAGCTCCGTTTTGGCCTGCTGTCATACAGTCAGCACTCACGTGGAAAGGCCTCACTTCTCTGCTAAGGAGTG GATGGAAGACAATAAAGGGAGCGCTGGTGATGCCTCTGATGATTCAAGGCTACAAGAAGGGCCTTATAAAGTTCACCATCATCACCTGCCGTAAACCCCAAACAGCATAG
- the LOC100842960 gene encoding 3-dehydrosphinganine reductase TSC10A, with protein sequence MASPLFLLLLLLVPPVGLLAALAFLVRPRAARIPIKGRHVFITGGSSGIGLAMATAAAREGAKVSILARNAARLEDARAAIRAATGHDVGVHQADVRDAGAVARALEEAGPVDVLVCNHGVFVAQELEKQDMEEVKWMVDINLMGTFHLIKAALPAMKARTRETRLPASIAIMSSQAGQVGVYGYTAYSASKFALTGLAESLQHEVISDNIHVSLIFPPDTETPGFAEELKKRPEITTIIAGSSGGMKADAVSKKALNGIKSGRFIVPCNFEGAMLAVATSGLTPQSSPLMAFVEVIGAGLMRFAALCFQWNWFSTIESWYANKHA encoded by the exons ATGGCCTCCCCgctcttcctgctcctcctcctcctggtgcCGCCCGTCGGCCTCCTCGCGGCGCTCGCCTTCCTGGTGCGGCCCCGGGCCGCGCGGATCCCGATCAAGGGCCGCCACGTCTTCATCACCGGCGGGTCCAGCGGCATCGGGCTCGCCAtggccacggccgccgcgcgGGAGGGGGCCAAGGTCTCCATCCTCGCGCGcaacgccgcccgcctcgaggacgcgcgcgccgccatCAGGGCCGCCACGGGGCACGACGTCGGGGTCCACCAGGCCGACGTGCgggacgccggcgccgtggcGCGCGCGCTCGAGGAGGCCGGCCCTGTCGACGTGCTCGTCTGCAACCACGGGGTGTTCGTGGCGCAGGAGCTGGAGAAGCAGGACATGGAGGAGGTCAAGTGGATGGTGGACATCAACCTCATGGGCACCTTCCACCTCATCAAGGCTGCGCTCCCTGCCATGAAGGCACGCACCCGCGAGACGCGCCTCCCGGCATCCATAGCCATCATGTCGTCGCAAGCTGGCCAG GTTGGTGTTTATGGGTACACTGCCTACTCTGCGAGCAAGTTTGCGCTAACTGGACTCGCGGAATCGCTTCAGCATGAGGTCATTTCAGACAATATTCATGTCTCGTTAATCTTCCCTCCTGACACGGAGACGCCAGGTTTTGCTGAGG AGCTAAAAAAGAGGCCAGAGATTACCACTATCATAGCAGGATCATCTGGTGGAATGAAGGCTGATGCTGTTTCTAAAAAGGCTTTAAACGGCATCAAATCGGGAAGGTTTATTGTCCCCTGCAATTTTGAGGGAGCAATGTTGGCTGTGGCCACTTCTGGTCTAACCCCCCAGAGTTCCCCGCTAATGGCATTCGTGGAGGTGATCGGTGCTGGACTTATGCGGTTTGCTGCACTTTGTTTCCAGTGGAATTGGTTCTCTACCATTGAGAGCTGGTATGCCAATAAGCATGCCTGA
- the LOC100843266 gene encoding pentatricopeptide repeat-containing protein OTP51, chloroplastic translates to MASTSYCATPSASLRCSVTLFLPFASPPSVVRFEAPPLLPRRLAISPPRTRIPALASALESLVQESDDEDEEEEDDDGPFKGEAWAAADERDAVRSPELEVPELEELPEQWRRSRIAWLCKELPAYKHSTFTRILNAQRKWLTQDDATYVAVHCLRIRNNDAAFRVFSWMEKQQWYRFNFALATRVADFLGREGKVEKCREMFEAMVKQGRVPAESTFHILTVAYLSMPKGRCLEHACTIYNQMIQMGGYKPRLSLHNSLFRALVSKTGGAAKHNLRQAEFVYHNLVTTNLEVHKEVYAGLIWLHSYQDVIDRDRIIALRKEMKQAGFDESLDVLVSVMRAFSKEGRVEETEETWHKVIQRGSERPAQAYVCQMEAYARAGEPMKSLDIFKEMKRQSISPNVATYHKIIEIMANAKEVDLAEQLMNEFAESDMKHLMPAFLGLMYMYLDLDMHEKLEVTFSKCLARCRPNRIMYTIYLESVVRVGNVEKAEEVFGEMHKNGTIGTNVKSCNIMLRGYIYAEDYQKAEKVYDMMCKKKYDIQDDLLEKLQTGRRLGKKVVVKPKPVSMKLDLEQREILIGLLLGGTQIESHAQRGVHIVHFLFQEDSDAHSVLRVHIHERFFEWLTSASRSFDDESKIPYQFSTIPHLHFGFFADQFFLKGQPVLPKLVHRWLSARVLAYWFMFGGFKLPSGDIVLKLSGGTSEGVERIVNSLHAQSLPSKVKRKGKFFWIGFQGTNSDSFWKVIEPYVLDGFLGFATQESGSTGSVYDQDTDTDGDDGDTQRQESEE, encoded by the exons ATGGCCTCCACCTCTTACTGCGCCACTCCATCGGCATCACTCCGATGCTCTGtcaccctcttcctccccttcgCCTCTCCTCCTTCTGTTGTCCGCTTCGAGGCTCCCCCGCTTCTCCCCCGGCGCCTTGCCATATCCCCACCAAGAACTCGAATCCCTGCTTTAGCGTCGGCGCTGGAGTCCCTAGTGCAGGAGTCTGACGatgaggacgaggaagaggaggacgatGATGGGCCGTTCAAGGGCGAGGCTTGGGCGGCGGCCGATGAGAGGGACGCGGTGCGGTCGCCGGAGCTGGAGGTACCCGAGctggaggagctgcccgagcAGTGGCGCCGCTCCAGGATTGCCTGGCTCTGCAAGGAGCTCCCCGCCTACAAGCATTCCACCTTCACCCGCATCCTCAACGCCCAGCGCAAGTGGCTCACCCAGGACGACGCCACCTACGTCGCTGTACATTGCCTCCGCATCCGCAACAACGATGCCGCCTTCCGG GTGTTTAGCTGGATGGAAAAGCAACAATGGTACCGCTTCAACTTTGCGCTTGCCACCAGGGTGGCAGATTTTCTTGGCAGAGAAGGCAAGGTTGAGAAATGTCGGGAGATGTTTGAGGCGATGGTCAAGCAGGGACGTGTGCCTGCCGAGTCCACCTTCCACATACTAACCGTTGCATACCTCAGTATGCCCAAGGGACGTTGCCTTGAACATGCTTGCACTATCTACAACCAGATGATACAGATGGGCGGCTACAAGCCTCGCCTCAGCCTTCACAACTCCTTGTTCCGTGCACTTGTTAGTAAGACAGGAGGGGCAGCGAAGCACAACCTCAGACAGGCTGAGTTTGTTTACCACAATCTGGTCACCACCAATCTTGAGGTGCACAAGGAGGTCTATGCTGGGCTCATCTGGCTTCACAGCTATCAAGATGTCATTGATAGAGATAGGATCATAGCTCTTAGGAAGGAGATGAAGCAAGCTGGCTTTGATGAGAGTCTTGATGTGCTGGTGTCAGTGATGagggccttctccaaggaagGGAGGGTTGAAGAAACAGAGGAAACATGGCATAAAGTTATTCAGAGGGGTTCAGAGCGTCCCGCACAGGCCTATGTCTGCCAAATGGAGGCTTATGCACGAGCTGGTGAGCCTATGAAATCCCTGGATATATTCAAGGAAATGAAGAGGCAAAGTATATCCCCAAATGTCGCTACATATCATAAGATAATTGAGATAATGGCAAATGCTAAGGAGGTAGATCTTGCAGAGCAACTTATGAATGAATTTGCTGAGAGCGATATGAAGCATCTGATGCCGGCATTTCTTGGCCTGATGTACATGTACCTGGACCTCGATATGCATGAGAAATTAGAAGTAACATTCTCAAAATGCCTTGCTAGGTGCCGCCCAAATAGAATCATGTACACCATTTATCTGGAATCAGTGGTAAGGGTTGGGAATGTCGAGAAGGCTGAGGAGGTCTTTGGTGAAATGCACAAAAATGGGACGATAGGTACCAATGTGAAGTCTTGCAACATCATGCTAAGAGGTTATATTTATGCAGAAGACTATCAGAAAGCTGAAAAGGTTTATGATATGATGTGTAAAAAGAAGTACGATATACAGGatgatttgttggaaaaacTTCAAACTGGTCGCCGTCTTGGCAAGAAAGTCGTTGTTAAGCCAAAACCTGTCAGCATGAAGTTGGATCTAGAGCAGCGTGAGATTTTGATTGGTTTGCTTCTGGGAGGCACACAAATTGAATCTCATGCACAGAGAGGCGTCCATATCGTCCATTTTTTGTTCCAGGAAGATTCCGATGCCCATTCAGTTTTAAGGGTGCACATTCATGAACGTTTCTTTGAATGGTTGACTTCAGCGAGCAGATCATTCGATGATGAGAGCAAGATACCTTATCAGTTTTCAACCATACCTCATTTACATTTCGGTTTCTTTGCAGATCAGTTCTTTCTGAAAGGCCAGCCTGTTCTCCCAAAGCTTGTGCATAGGTGGTTGTCTGCACGTGTTCTAGCTTATTGGTTCATGTTTGGAGGCTTCAAACTCCCATCAGGTGATATTGTTCTTAAGCTTAGTGGTGGAACAAGTGAGGGTGTTGAAAGAATTGTCAACTCCTTGCATGCACAGTCCTTGCCAAGTAAAGtgaagaggaaggggaaaTTTTTCTGGATAGGCTTTCAAGGGACCAATTCTGATTCTTTCTGGAAAGTAATAGAACCTTATGTATTGGATGGTTTCTTGGGTTTTGCAACACAGGAAAGTGGCAGCACTGGTTCAGTTTATGACCAAGACACTGATACTGATGGTGATGATGGTGATACTCAGAGGCAAGAAAGTGAAGAGTGA
- the LOC100843566 gene encoding trihelix transcription factor GT-3b: MKDSQKPKPGGGSAASSIRGVLQDFLEQQRRLDEQRQEATARYAQERLAFERQWRQEMQRLERERLMLERAWMEREEQRRVRDEARAERRDALLNTLLNRLLRDDL, encoded by the coding sequence ATGAAGGACTCGCAGAAGCCGAAGCcgggcggcggctcggcaGCCTCCTCCATCCGTGGCGTGCTGCAGGATTTcctggagcagcagcggcggctggACGAGCAGAGGcaggaggcgacggcgaggtaCGCGCAGGAGCGGCTGGCGTTCGAGCGGCAGTGGCGGCAGGAGATGCAGAGGCTGGAGCGGGAGAGGCTGATGCTGGAGCGGGCGTGGATGGAGCgggaggagcagaggagggtCAGGGACGAGGCCAGGGCCGAGAGGAGGGACGCGCTGCTCAACACTTTGTTGAATAGACTCTTGCGCGATGACTTGTAG